Part of the Spea bombifrons isolate aSpeBom1 chromosome 3, aSpeBom1.2.pri, whole genome shotgun sequence genome, AGCTATGCACCAAGATTTACTATATTTCATAGACATTTCATCAGGCTAAGACAACCAGTTAAATCAGTCTTGATCTAGGACCAAAAAGACTTTTCATGTTAAAGTACAATTACAGACGCTGCTAGATTTATATCTATAAGTTTCGAAACAGACCTTTTCCTTACGTAACTCGGCAATTAATAATGATCTTCTTTTCTTGAACTTCTCCAGTTCAGAATTTGTATTTTCCAGTTGCTTACGCATATTTTCCTGAAAACATAAATGTTGAGATTGTCTTGATGTGTGATTCTTTTCAAAGTGTTTACAAATCAACAAGAGAATTTGACTCCAAATTTTGACTTCTTTTGCAATCTATTGCAGGTTGTAGGTTAGTCTTTAACCTAAACTTGTCATTCAGATACTTATCATGCTAACTGAACTGATCCAAAATATGTCTTAGATTGTTGAATTATTGGCTTAGAACAAGACCTCTGCTCTTGACCTAAACTTTCTTAACTAAATTAACAGACAATTGGGTGCAACGGCTATTAATAAACAATTTCTGCAAAGTTTGTATTCTttacaaataacattttctatGTTTTGTCCAGAGGAGGAATCTGAAATGAGGCATCGCTGGACAGGGGATGTCATAAAAAGTAGAGAGACCTGGTTAAAACAAAGACAAGACATGTAAATTTGATACAGGTTAAATGGGCAAAACACAAGCaatattgtcattttaaatttgCTGTTATTAATAATTGTTTCCATGGCCTCAGAGCCAGAATTTGATACAGTTAAAGATTATCAATTTAACATACAGATTCTGTTAAGACAGACTTCTAGAAAGGGATAGAGAATGGACAGACAAGAGAGAAAATGAACTCCAACCATACTAGCATCCTTTTATTTATCCTCCAGTTGCTGTATGGAatacatataccgtatgtaACATTTGTCAAAAAAACTATAGCAGTGCTTTACAATAACATTTCTTTTCTCCTGTACCTTCTCACTCTCAAGAGCTGAGAGTCTCATGATTTCCTGCTCCTTTGTTCTGTGAAGTTGTTGCTTTAATTCTTCCACATCAAAAGCCAGTTTGCCTTCCTTGCTTTTGAACAACTGTTCCTTTTCTCTTTCGGATTCTCGCATTTTATCGAGCTGAGCTCTTAGCTCTTCAACCTCTATTAAACAGTCCTGccgtaaacaagaaaaaaaaaggtttctgaTTCTtactaatatattttgtgtcGGTCCTATTATTTTAGATGATTTTAGTCAGTGCTGTAGCTGGCTCCATTTgcacccgaggcaagaatggaaaattgtggcccccagctatttttttttacagaggctttatttacactgcccttacacacacatatacacatacactgcccttacacatgactgtccataaacacacatacatacctacactgccctacactgcctttacacaaacctgcccataaacacacatatacacatacactgcccttaaacacaactgcccatatacactgcctttacacatatctgcccataaacacacatatacacatacactgcccttacacatggctgtccataaacacacatacatacctacactgcctttacacaaacctgcccataaacccacatatacacatacactgcccttaaacacaactgcccatatacaatgcctttacacatatctgcccataaacacacatatacacatacactgtccttccacactgcctttacacacacctgcctataaacatgcatatacacatatactgcccttacgcacaactgcccttacacacaactgcccatagacactgcctttacaaatatctgcccataaacacacatatacacatacaatgcccttacacacacctgcccatacacgttgcctttacacacacctggccatttgcatgcatatacacatacactgcccatacacactgcttttacacacgacagcccacaaacacacatatacacatacactttacacacacctgcccatacacactgccttcacacacacctgcccattaacatgcatataaacatacactggCTTTGCAcacacctccccaaaaacatgcatatacacatacactgcctttacacatacctgcccataaacacacatatacacatacactgtccttacacacacctacccataggcaatgcctttacacatacctgtaACACACTGTGATAGGGTGAAAGATGGCTTCTACGTAAGCAGGAGATTGGAAAGAGCAGTTTATCCGAGTGACTAATGGACTAACTGCTGGTCCTATTAACACAGGTTTAACTTTGCACTGTGAGATAAATGTAGTAGAGGAAACAATCTCTCGGTCTGACTGAGAACAGCCAACTGCAATTTGTCTACATCTTCGAAGAAACAGGAGGTGTACCTGAGTTCCAGTGTGCTACAAGGTGGGCTGGTGTGAGAGATGACTTTTGGGAATCCGTTAGAAGtatattctgatttattttatactggaAACCAACTTAGCTGGCCAGTTCTTTGTATAGAAAACAATGGCCATATAGAAAACAATGGCTTTacattattgctgctaaaggtggttctacaagctattgaatgaTGAGGTGTACTTAATTTTTCACACgttgcttctccattttggctttatttttgttgaataaatcaagACACAGTGTAATGTCCTATGTGTTGTTGTGTATGCAAAGAGGGTGTACATTCTTTTTCAGAGTATCTACCCCCACCCCTAAAAATTCAGAAGAGTCGGAGATAAGTTTTCTTTACACATAATCTGGCTCTTCAGAACAACATCCAAACAATTAGAAGAAGAGTCTACAATTGCATGGTAAAAAATGCTTAGGATGCctatattttgtaattaatttgTAGGTGAAAAACAGTACTGTACAAATCAACAGTGATAAAAAAGTGAAGTCTGTTACTTACAACCTGTTCCTGCTTGTCTTTGTTTCTCTCCTGCAGTTGTCTATATTCTCCCCAGCGTATTATAgggcatttatttttgttttcaaagagCTCATGGTGAGTACCTCCATTttgatatgcctgttccagtGGAAGTAAAAGATGTATTAAGACACAATAAGAGCTTCTGgccattaaaatatatgttggGTCAAGTATGCAAAAGTGTAAAAATTAACAAATCCAGGATTCACTAACCTGAACTAATCAGCAGTTCCACTGGTTGATACATGGAAACTGGACACCTATCAATTCTTCATGGTGAAAGACAGTGCTAACCAGCAATGTGTAATATTCACATGCTGAATGGACTTTACGGTACAAGTGTATGAAATTTACATGCTGGAATGCACTTGTCAAACACTAGTCTGCTACGTATAGGATTCACAGGTGTCTGGCTTAAAATGACCTGGAAACCATATTGACAAATGAATTAATCTTGTATCCTATGGTGTTCATTTTAGTTCCAGCTGCTCAGATTGCTACTAAAATTATGTTTACTCTCCgttgaaaaaaataactacattttttaacatataactGCATCTAGCATGCAAATTTCTTTACTTTTCGCCCCTTTCTCCATACCTTATGTTTCTCTATACCACATTCTCTTATTACCTAATGTTTTCTCAAACCCTTTCAATAAACTTGGTGGCTCTATAtaactaaaagataataataatttagacttgtgcattcagattcatacgaATTGCAAATGTTTCTATTTCGTCAATTCATACCACTCtctgaaaacaaggccagaccctcCACAAAATGGATGAAACTAAGCAAAAAACTCAGAATTTTCAACTGAAGATCCCTGGCTCTTTCACTCCCACTCTCTTattgtcttcctaccttctctgccagccACTTCCCTGTCTCTCTGTTCCGCTTCCGTGtttcacatcttcttgttcttccctcttctctttttctctatTTGCCAGCATATCCGAGGACATGACCTTTTGGCCAAGTACCACAAAAAAGGTTgaagcttctggtgacgtcTTCTCTCCctaattggaggattggggggAAAGGACGTCACAGGAAGCTCCGCCAGTAAAAAgttgaacaagaagatgcggagcaagaagatgtgagacacggaagcagagctgcaaggcacggaagtggaagtggtcagcaatagaggtagggagacatttagagagtattagagagtgaatgaaaatgagagagtaagagggtgagaatgtgagagtaaatgtgagcgtgggaaaacaaattatgtttccGAATCTAAAATGCTACccgattttcatccaaaatgaaAGCGCAGGAACCAGAATTCTTTGTTCAAagatgaatgggccaaaaatgaaccaaaaatgtgttcaaaacatttttggcccatctgcacattttatattatattttgttgatAGCATCTCACTTAATCCCTAAGGGAAGGAGTGGTTGGTGTTTTCTAGTGAGATGCTATCATCAAGGTTGAACAGATACGTTTAATGGAGGAACTGATCCTCTCCACTTCAAACAAAGACTACACATACTTAGATATTTGGTTCTACTGGTTGGAGTTCATTCATTCCAATGGTTTTAGTGATACTATTGATTAGCTTTCAACAGGTTGCCACCAGCCACCTAGCTGTCTGCTTGGCCTATCACTGTTTTCCAGAAGAACAGAGTTTCTCCCCTTACCATGTAAGGTTCTCAGTTCAGAAATCGTTGGAACCTTTGCAGATACAAGTCCAATAAGGCTAACATTTATTACACTTACCGGAGTTGCTTCTCCTTGTGCTCTCTTTGTCGTTTTGCTAATTTCTTCACATTTTTTCAGTTCGGCCTCTAATTCTCTAACTTTCTGTTGCAAAGCCTCCTTCTCCCTCTTCGAGCGTAAAAGGATCTTGTCATAATCATTTCTAATCCGTCTCTCATTTTTGCATGAGAGGCATTCAGTAAGTTTTGTTACCTCGGGTGTAAGCCTGTCCAACGCTGACTTTGTAACGGGTAGGTCTAGCCAGCTTTGCTTTTCTACCAATCTGCAGTCTTTTTGTCCATCGTAAGGATATGATGGAAGGTTTGACAAGGAACTAATTGAGCATCCATAATCTTTGGAGAATTTGGATTTGTCAAGAAATGACTTAATAGGTTTTGGTTTGTTTTCGGCCGCCATTTCCACTTGTGGCAAATTaagtttttccccccacacatcTCTCGAGACATCCAGATTTGAGGCATAGTCCTTGTGCTTTTTATCCAGTGGTTTAGTGTTGGAAATTAGACTTAAATGAATAGGAGGGAATGATGTTTGTAGCTGTAGGGAGCAATGTAGGATTTAGTTACTGTTACCAAGGTAATATTGTCTTAatttgcagtgtgtgtgtggttcgAATTCTTCACATTTTACAGGTATTGATATAAGTTCGAAAAATTTGCTGTCAACAGAAATTCAAAATAATCAAGCCTTCTTACAAATGGAAGAAATCCTGACAGTTACCGTGGCCATCACCAAGTTATTTACACATTTCGGaatgtttaattaaacattCTGAGTTCACCCTTATTCTTATTTATCAAgcaaataaattcaaatatttaattCTAGAACATTATTTCCAAAAGCATAACATGAatgcaaaatatgcaaatatatttattccacAGTTAATTTGTTAGCTAGAAAAATGATAATTACAAATggtgaaaatggaaaaaacaaccaagctaGCAATAGCTTGCAGATGGAAGTCCATATTGAGTCTCTGTTTCCCCTGAGGTTATTTTGGTTTTGATATATAGCATAAGAAACTGGAGGAATGTCTCACAGGGTAGGTAACACCATGGGAGCACCATAAGAGGACTTGGAACATGTGGTTAATCAGAAATGAGTATTCCACTATATCTCCGAACAGAAAAGCATAATCTATTTTGTATCCTAATTATAATCTCAAATGCAGATCTCTCCTTAGGTGCTTCATTACACATTTGGAAATTGATCCTATCTCTTAGATGTCACATCTAAGTAATTACTCAACAACCTAGGCCTTTTACAAGACCctaaaaggctttttttctgaagtatatatattaatttgtacTAAAATGAAAAATCCAACAACatttgagtttaaaaaaaaaataaaatagtgtgACTAATAGAGGGGTACTAAATCTCCCTAAAATTACTTTATGCAAACATATAATCCGATATGTCCGCTCTCCTCCATTATTATTGTACTTTTAATCAGCTTGGATATATATTACCTTAATTCTTCTTGTATTTGTGTTTTCATCTGAAGATCCACTTCCCTTTCTTCTGTGATTCTTTTGGGAGGGAAATGCACCCActctcttaaaataaaataaaaaaaaatgtttcacagTTATAATAGCtatttaaaagctttattgtatgtataataagaccatcttactgaaatgttatgtttctatgtatccaTTTTGCTTGAGTTGTGTGTTTTATCCAGTACATACAGTTATTAGTGTAGCCTCCTGTAGGATGAGCGGAGTAACAATGTAGAGAAGGCTTGCTAACTCCCCTTGAATTTCCCCCGCTATTACCAACATTTCTCAAAGGCCAATTTAAGGAAATAGACTTTGTAGAGAAACTTAGAAATAACAGTCTTGGTTGTTTTAGTAAAGAAATGGGTTGGTATACATAAGGTAAGTCATTAGATCATTTTGaaccatatttttattaactgtCAAAACCACCTTAATACCCTACATTAATACCTGATCAGTACTGTCTTGCATCAAGTTGGCTTTCACTGCTTCCTCAGTTACACTCCATATTTCATCTGCAAATTTCATTGATCTGTTGAACTAATTCGCCAGTCTATTCAACACTGTAGTTTGTTAACCATTCCTATATAGAAGACAACGGATCATATTGGTCAGTGTTCAGATCACGCATACACATCACACTCACAGCAATAAAAACATCCATTCAGTGCCTGCATTAGTGACATTATCAAATAATTATAGTGTTTCTAATACTATATTTAGTTCTAAAAGTGTTGAATTCAGCACAGTAGGGGGTCCagtaaatttatttattattggaaATCACAAACCTTCCTTATACACTGAGATCCATGGTAgctatgtaaatattattacatatcTAAAGGCAATTGGGGGGATGTTGGCAACATTTAGCCTGGGGGTCAGTTAAAGCCAGATGACCCTGCAATAAAGCAGCCTAAAGAAAACATGACACATACATACTATCCTGTCTTGTGCACAACACATTAACTGAAAGggaatacaaagaaaaagaaagtattCAGTTAATAGCTTAATTCTTCCTAAAGCCTTTGTTATGCGTTTCACCCTTGTGGTTGTATGTGGATTGCatgtaaaacacacaataaagcTTTATGTCATTTTTACTCCATTCTGCACTAAATATAAGCCTATCAAAGAAATgcataaagaattatttttccAATACTCCCTGGCTCACTTACACATAATTCATTTCCAAACTGTCAACCACAACTGagcttaaattaaaaatgtaaaattccaTCAGGTAGTCCTTTTTCaatcattaagaaaaaaatgcttccaAAACATTCTACAGGCACAAGGCGTAGGATATCATACTGGATATCACTGGACTAAAAAGTAGCAGAAGGCTCCCAGCGTTGCTTACCATACCAGTGACTTCTGAAGATGGTGACTTTGTGaggcaggttttttttacaaggtTTACAAAACCTCTAGAATTGCAAAGCtgcaaaatattaataacactTCTGTACAGAGCATGAATTTTATCACTCCAAGAAAACGAGTGCAGGTCCCAGACCTACAAAACCCTACGCTTTGAAGGCCAGTCAGTTACCCATCCCAATAAAAATATCAGCCCTATTAAAAAAA contains:
- the LOC128484554 gene encoding rho-associated protein kinase 1-like isoform X1, yielding MKFADEIWSVTEEAVKANLMQDSTDQRVGAFPSQKNHRRKGSGSSDENTNTRRIKLQTSFPPIHLSLISNTKPLDKKHKDYASNLDVSRDVWGEKLNLPQVEMAAENKPKPIKSFLDKSKFSKDYGCSISSLSNLPSYPYDGQKDCRLVEKQSWLDLPVTKSALDRLTPEVTKLTECLSCKNERRIRNDYDKILLRSKREKEALQQKVRELEAELKKCEEISKTTKRAQGEATPAYQNGGTHHELFENKNKCPIIRWGEYRQLQERNKDKQEQVDCLIEVEELRAQLDKMRESEREKEQLFKSKEGKLAFDVEELKQQLHRTKEQEIMRLSALESEKENMRKQLENTNSELEKFKKRRSLLIAELRKEKDCCLMEIEKLNAYVEKVKAENVSLSDTITRLQQDLEKRPACSCVTSQVYSAGAEVLLISHRAPPESGYAGGTEYKYHEICSCGRTVHHLSSSSNQSAMTQVDGDEIRVKEMYKQLKRERNLLLDVMLIMYARRWFVEEAVPHVRRALRKCDALPEDTG
- the LOC128484554 gene encoding rho-associated protein kinase 1-like isoform X3 — encoded protein: MKFADEIWSVTEEAVKANLMQDSTDQNHRRKGSGSSDENTNTRRIKLQTSFPPIHLSLISNTKPLDKKHKDYASNLDVSRDVWGEKLNLPQVEMAAENKPKPIKSFLDKSKFSKDYGCSISSLSNLPSYPYDGQKDCRLVEKQSWLDLPVTKSALDRLTPEVTKLTECLSCKNERRIRNDYDKILLRSKREKEALQQKVRELEAELKKCEEISKTTKRAQGEATPAYQNGGTHHELFENKNKCPIIRWGEYRQLQERNKDKQEQVDCLIEVEELRAQLDKMRESEREKEQLFKSKEGKLAFDVEELKQQLHRTKEQEIMRLSALESEKENMRKQLENTNSELEKFKKRRSLLIAELRKEKDCCLMEIEKLNAYVEKVKAENVSLSDTITRLQQDLEKRPACSCVTSQVYSAGAEVLLISHRAPPESGYAGGTEYKYHEICSCGRTVHHLSSSSNQSAMTQVDGDEIRVKEMYKQLKRERNLLLDVMLIMYARRWFVEEAVPHVRRALRKCDALPEDTG
- the LOC128484554 gene encoding rho-associated protein kinase 1-like isoform X2, coding for MKFADEIWSVTEEAVKANLMQDSTDQRVGAFPSQKNHRRKGSGSSDENTNTRRIKLQTSFPPIHLSLISNTKPLDKKHKDYASNLDVSRDVWGEKLNLPQVEMAAENKPKPIKSFLDKSKFSKDYGCSISSLSNLPSYPYDGQKDCRLVEKQSWLDLPVTKSALDRLTPEVTKLTECLSCKNERRIRNDYDKILLRSKREKEALQQKVRELEAELKKCEEISKTTKRAQGEATPAYQNGGTHHELFENKNKCPIIRWGEYRQLQERNKDKQEQVDCLIEVEELRAQLDKMRESEREKEQLFKSKEGKLAFDVEELKQQLHRTKEQEIMRLSALESEKENMRKQLENTNSELEKFKKRRSLLIAELRKEKDCCLMEIEKLNAYVEKVKAENVSLSDTITRLQQDLEKRPACSCVTSQVYSAGAEVLLISHRAPPESGYAEYKYHEICSCGRTVHHLSSSSNQSAMTQVDGDEIRVKEMYKQLKRERNLLLDVMLIMYARRWFVEEAVPHVRRALRKCDALPEDTG
- the LOC128484554 gene encoding rho-associated protein kinase 1-like isoform X4; protein product: MKFADEIWSVTEEAVKANLMQDSTDQLQTSFPPIHLSLISNTKPLDKKHKDYASNLDVSRDVWGEKLNLPQVEMAAENKPKPIKSFLDKSKFSKDYGCSISSLSNLPSYPYDGQKDCRLVEKQSWLDLPVTKSALDRLTPEVTKLTECLSCKNERRIRNDYDKILLRSKREKEALQQKVRELEAELKKCEEISKTTKRAQGEATPAYQNGGTHHELFENKNKCPIIRWGEYRQLQERNKDKQEQVDCLIEVEELRAQLDKMRESEREKEQLFKSKEGKLAFDVEELKQQLHRTKEQEIMRLSALESEKENMRKQLENTNSELEKFKKRRSLLIAELRKEKDCCLMEIEKLNAYVEKVKAENVSLSDTITRLQQDLEKRPACSCVTSQVYSAGAEVLLISHRAPPESGYAGGTEYKYHEICSCGRTVHHLSSSSNQSAMTQVDGDEIRVKEMYKQLKRERNLLLDVMLIMYARRWFVEEAVPHVRRALRKCDALPEDTG